From the Lolium rigidum isolate FL_2022 chromosome 2, APGP_CSIRO_Lrig_0.1, whole genome shotgun sequence genome, one window contains:
- the LOC124693173 gene encoding putative methyltransferase-like protein 7A gives MRCLVALPAVAVSGRRSHPKPRPRRRGTLVALLRRCRCGRRHLLGASSAAGLLHLANPPCLAAPPIDPDVMLERVHPARPGWYEKLYATALDKGMASYEAEIAEYKLNLFSQLSAEGKNILELGVGRGPNLKYYASADGVRVIGVDPNRYMEDYSRSAAISTGLPSSNFTFRRGVGEALPVEDNSMDAVIGTLVMCSVKDTNMALREIKRVLKPGGLYLFIEHVAAPDGSFLQFVQSALDPVQQFVADGCHLTRKTAENIEEAGFSSLSLHAVRLSSAYIISPHVYGVACK, from the exons ATGCGGTGCCTCGTCGCGCTCCCGGCGGTCGCCGTCTCCGGCCGCCGCTCCCATCCTAAACCCAGACCCCGCCGCAGAGGCACCCTTGTAGCTCTCCTTCGACGCTGCCGCTGTGGCCGGCGCCACCTCCTCGGTGCATCCTCTGCCGCTGGCCTCCTCCATCTCGCCAATCCTCCGTGCCTCGCCGCCCCACCCATCGACCCCGAC GTCATGCTTGAGCGGGTGCACCCAGCTAGGCCGGGCTGGTACGAGAAGCTTTACGCGACGGCATTGGACAAAGGCATGGCGTCATATGAAGCCGAG ATTGCGGAGTATAAATTGAACCTCTTTTCGCAATTGTCTGCTGAGGGGAAGAACATTCTAGAGCTTGGTGTTGGAAGGGGCCCCAACTTAAAGTACTACGCAAGTGCTGATGGGGTAAGAGTAATTGGGGTGGATCCTAACAGGTACATGGAGGATTATTCTAGATCAGCAGCAATTTCCACAGGACTTCCATCATCAAACTTCACTTTCAGAAGAGGG GTCGGCGAAGCTTTGCCAGTGGAGGACAATTCAATGGATGCAGTTATTGGCACACTAGTGATGTGTTCAGTGAAGGACACAAATATGGCACTGAGAG AAATAAAGAGAGTCCTAAAGCCAGGTGGTCTCTACCTATTCATTGAGCATGTTGCCGCACCAG ATGGTTCCTTCCTCCAGTTCGTGCAAAGTGCCCTTGATCCTGTTCAGCAGTTTGTCGCTGACGGGTGCCACCTCACAAGGAAAACAGCTGAAAATATTGAGGAAGCTGGGTTCTCAAGCTTGAGCCTGCATGCGGTGCGCCTGTCATCTGCATATATCATTAGCCCGCATGTTTATGGTGTAGCCTGTAAATGA